A stretch of the Euleptes europaea isolate rEulEur1 chromosome 14, rEulEur1.hap1, whole genome shotgun sequence genome encodes the following:
- the VDAC3 gene encoding voltage-dependent anion-selective channel protein 3 codes for MAIPPPYCDLGKAARDVFNKGYGFGMVKLDLKTKSSSGVEFTTAGSSNTDTGKASGNLETKYKFKDYGLTFTQKWNTDNTLGTEVVMEDKLAEGLKLNLETMFVPNTGKKSGKLKTAYKREYLNIGCNVDIDLSGPTIYGWAVLGYEGWLAGYQMAFDTAKSKLSQNNFALGYKAADFQLHTNVNDGTEFGGSIYQKVSDKVETSVSLAWTAGSNNTRFGIATKYQLDDKASASAKVNNASLIGLGYTQTLRPGVKLTLSALIDGKNFSSGGHKIGLGFELEA; via the exons ATGGCTATCCCACCACCTTACTGTGACCTGGGGAAAGCTGCCAGGGATGTATTCAACAAAGGATATG GGTTTGGAATGGTCAAATTAGATTTGAAGACCAAGTCTTCCAGTGGAGTG GAATTTACCACAGCTGGCTCTTCCAACACAGACACAGGCAAGGCCTCAGGCAACCTAGAGACCAAATATAAATTCAAGGATTATGGACTTACATTCACCCAGAAATGGAACACGGACAACACCTTGGGGACGGAAGTGGTCATGGAGGATAAG TTGGCTGAGGGACTGAAGCTGAACCTTGAAACTATGTTTGTACCAAACACAGG gaagaagagtgggaagtTGAAGACAGCCTACAAACGAGAGTATCTAAACATAGGGTGCAATGTCGACATTGACCTTTCTGGGCCTACTATCTATGGCTGGGCTGTGTTGGGCTACGAAGGATGGCTTGCCGGCTACCAGATGGCTTTTGACACAGCCAAGTCTAAATTGTCACAGAATAACTTTGCATTGGGATACAAGGCAGCAGACTTCCAGCTGCACACGAATGT GAATGATGGAACTGAGTTTGGGGGTTCAATCTATCAGAAGGTCAGTGACAAGGTTGAAACATCTGTAAGTCTTGCTTGGACTGCTGGCAGTAATAACACTCGGTTCGGTATTGCTACCAAGTACCAACTGGATGATAAAGCTTCTGCCTCG GCCAAAGTTAATAATGCCAGCCTCATTGGACTTGGCTACACTCAAACCCTACGACCTG GTGTGAAGTTGACTCTCTCAGCTCTCATTGATGGCAAGAACTTCAGTTCTGGTGGTCATAAAATTGGGCTGGGATTTGAGCTGGAAGCTTAA